In the Qipengyuania pelagi genome, one interval contains:
- a CDS encoding acyl-CoA dehydrogenase family protein has translation MTGQFQLTEDQLAIQDMAQRFTADNITPHAGEWDQTSHFPIDVIKQTAELGFGAIYVSEESGGIGLGRLEAALIMEAMAYGCPTTSAFISIHNMASWMIDQFGGQHVKDKYLPDLVTMDRIASYALTEPGSGSDAAGLKTSAVRDGDHYVLNGTKQFISGAGYNDVYVAMVRTGEHKTKGITCLVIDKDTPGVSFGKPEKKLGWNASPTAQVIFEDARVPVENRVGDEGEGFRFAMMGLDGGRLNIGACSLGGAQRCLDEAVKYTKERQQFGQQIAEFQNTQFMLADMATELEASRALLYLAAAKVTDNAPDKSRFSAMAKRLATDNGSKIVNDALQLFGGYGYLKEYPIERFWRDLRVHSILEGTNQVMRMIVGRDLLRQ, from the coding sequence ATGACAGGACAATTCCAGCTTACCGAAGACCAGCTCGCGATCCAGGACATGGCGCAGCGCTTCACCGCCGACAATATCACCCCCCATGCCGGGGAGTGGGACCAGACCAGCCATTTCCCCATCGACGTGATCAAGCAGACCGCCGAACTCGGCTTCGGCGCGATCTATGTCAGCGAGGAATCGGGCGGCATCGGCCTCGGGCGGCTTGAAGCTGCGCTGATCATGGAGGCGATGGCCTATGGCTGCCCCACGACCAGCGCCTTCATCTCGATCCACAATATGGCGAGCTGGATGATCGACCAGTTCGGCGGCCAGCACGTCAAGGACAAGTATCTCCCCGACCTCGTCACGATGGACAGGATCGCGAGCTATGCGCTGACCGAACCCGGCAGCGGATCGGACGCGGCGGGCCTCAAGACCAGCGCGGTGCGGGACGGCGATCATTACGTCCTCAACGGCACCAAGCAGTTCATCTCCGGCGCGGGCTATAACGACGTCTATGTCGCCATGGTCCGCACCGGCGAGCACAAGACCAAGGGCATCACCTGCCTCGTCATCGACAAGGACACGCCGGGCGTCAGCTTCGGCAAGCCGGAAAAGAAGCTCGGCTGGAACGCCTCGCCCACCGCGCAGGTGATCTTCGAGGATGCGCGCGTACCGGTCGAAAACCGCGTCGGCGACGAGGGTGAGGGTTTCCGCTTCGCCATGATGGGCCTCGATGGCGGGCGGCTGAATATCGGCGCCTGCTCGCTGGGCGGGGCGCAGCGCTGCCTCGACGAAGCGGTCAAATATACGAAAGAGCGCCAGCAATTCGGCCAGCAGATCGCCGAATTCCAGAACACCCAGTTCATGCTCGCCGACATGGCGACCGAATTGGAGGCCTCGCGCGCCCTGCTCTATCTCGCCGCCGCCAAGGTGACCGACAACGCGCCCGACAAGTCGCGCTTCTCCGCCATGGCCAAGCGGCTCGCCACCGACAATGGCAGCAAGATCGTGAACGATGCGCTGCAATTGTTCGGCGGCTACGGCTATCTCAAGGAATACCCGATCGAACGCTTCTGGCGCGATCTGCGCGTGCATTCGATCCTGGAAGGCACCAATCAGGTCATGCGCATGATCGTGGGCCGGGACCTGCTGCGGCAGTAG
- a CDS encoding I78 family peptidase inhibitor, producing MTRFAVPILASSLALAGCASVPGPIEDREAGTTGGTCTAQPAQRFIGQTASSETGAAILAATGAQALRWGPPDSVFTMDFRQDRVNVMYDAQLRITEIRCG from the coding sequence ATGACCCGATTTGCCGTCCCTATCCTCGCCTCGTCACTCGCTCTTGCCGGGTGCGCGAGCGTTCCCGGCCCCATCGAGGATCGAGAAGCCGGAACCACCGGCGGAACGTGCACCGCCCAGCCCGCCCAGCGTTTCATCGGCCAGACCGCGAGTTCGGAGACCGGCGCCGCGATCCTCGCCGCAACCGGCGCGCAGGCACTACGCTGGGGGCCGCCGGATTCCGTCTTCACCATGGATTTCCGCCAGGACCGGGTGAATGTGATGTATGACGCCCAGCTGCGCATCACCGAAATCCGCTGTGGGTAG
- a CDS encoding enoyl-CoA hydratase/isomerase family protein — MTDDILIHTHGRVGHISLNRPKALHALTLDMCHAMSAALAKWADDDAIEAVILDHAEGRGFCAGGDINLLRESALNDGGTSGRNFFHDEYQLNHQMMTYGKPIVAFMDGVTMGGGVGIALPCKYRVATENTRFAMPETGIGLFPDVGGGWHLSRLGGRLGQFLALTGARLDGAECLWAGLATHYLPSEMIAEAKARILDKPGRIAGVLSEMVGSPPKARIEENADKIARHFASDDYEDVLASLEAADTDWARKERDTLGTKSPQTCKVALRQLKESADLTDFADNMRMEYRIASRVLVRPDFAEGVRAVIVDKTNDPKWNPPTPEEVSEELLDSIFAPLPDGEEWTPL, encoded by the coding sequence ATGACAGACGACATCTTGATCCACACCCATGGCCGGGTCGGCCATATCTCCCTGAACCGCCCCAAGGCGCTGCACGCGCTGACGCTCGACATGTGCCACGCGATGAGCGCGGCGCTGGCGAAATGGGCGGACGACGATGCGATCGAGGCGGTGATCCTCGACCATGCCGAAGGGCGCGGGTTCTGCGCGGGCGGCGACATCAATTTGCTGCGGGAAAGCGCACTCAACGATGGGGGGACAAGCGGGCGCAACTTCTTCCACGACGAATACCAGCTCAACCACCAGATGATGACCTACGGCAAGCCGATCGTGGCTTTCATGGACGGGGTCACCATGGGTGGCGGGGTCGGCATCGCGCTGCCCTGCAAATACCGCGTCGCGACCGAGAATACGCGCTTCGCCATGCCGGAAACGGGCATCGGCCTGTTTCCCGATGTCGGCGGCGGCTGGCATCTCTCGCGGCTCGGCGGGCGGCTCGGCCAGTTCCTGGCGCTGACCGGCGCGCGCCTCGACGGAGCGGAATGCCTGTGGGCGGGTCTCGCCACGCATTACCTGCCCAGCGAGATGATCGCGGAAGCCAAGGCGCGTATCCTCGACAAGCCGGGGCGGATCGCGGGCGTGCTCAGCGAAATGGTCGGCAGCCCGCCCAAGGCGCGGATCGAGGAGAATGCCGACAAGATCGCGCGCCATTTCGCCTCCGACGATTACGAGGACGTCCTCGCCAGTCTCGAAGCGGCGGACACCGACTGGGCGCGCAAGGAGCGCGACACGCTCGGCACCAAGAGTCCGCAGACCTGCAAGGTGGCGCTGCGCCAGCTGAAGGAAAGCGCCGATCTCACCGATTTCGCCGACAATATGCGGATGGAATACCGCATCGCCAGCCGCGTGCTGGTGCGACCCGATTTCGCTGAAGGCGTACGCGCGGTGATCGTCGACAAGACCAACGATCCCAAATGGAACCCGCCCACGCCCGAGGAAGTGAGCGAGGAGCTGCTCGACAGCATCTTCGCCCCGCTGCCCGACGGCGAGGAGTGGACGCCTCTATGA